In Salinarimonas sp., a genomic segment contains:
- a CDS encoding sulfite exporter TauE/SafE family protein, producing the protein MLIYLPVAEMPVSLFMILGLGAAVGFISGLFGIGGGFLMTPLLIFLGIPPAVAVATQTAQIVASSTTSGLAALRRRALDFKLGVVLVMGGLVGTALGVWTFAAARRAGQLDLLIVVSYVTLFTVVGSLMLRESVREFMQSRKGKPRVRRRAGEHPAYLGLPLRMRFHRSKLYASVIPLWGLALFIGFAGAMLGIGGGFILVPALLYLFRVPTAVVVGTSQFQILCTTIAALILHAVANEAVDLVLALMLIVGGVFGAQFGARASANLRADVFRFLLALLILGVGLRFAVELVLPPEELFSLSITQIAGEDVSP; encoded by the coding sequence GTGCTGATCTACCTGCCCGTCGCCGAGATGCCCGTCAGCCTCTTCATGATCCTGGGGCTGGGGGCGGCGGTCGGCTTCATCTCGGGCCTGTTCGGGATCGGCGGCGGCTTCCTGATGACGCCGCTGCTGATCTTTCTCGGCATCCCGCCCGCCGTCGCCGTCGCGACGCAGACGGCGCAGATCGTCGCCTCCTCGACGACGAGCGGCCTCGCGGCGCTGCGACGGCGCGCGCTCGACTTCAAGCTGGGCGTCGTGCTGGTGATGGGCGGCCTCGTCGGCACCGCGCTCGGCGTCTGGACCTTCGCCGCAGCCAGGCGGGCGGGCCAGCTCGACCTGCTCATCGTCGTCTCCTACGTCACGCTCTTCACCGTCGTCGGCTCGCTGATGCTGCGCGAGAGCGTGCGCGAGTTCATGCAGTCGCGGAAGGGGAAGCCGCGGGTGCGCAGGCGGGCGGGCGAGCACCCGGCCTATCTCGGCCTGCCGCTGCGCATGCGCTTTCACCGCTCGAAGCTCTATGCGAGCGTCATCCCGCTCTGGGGGCTCGCGCTGTTCATCGGCTTCGCCGGCGCGATGCTCGGCATCGGCGGCGGCTTCATCCTGGTGCCGGCGCTGCTCTATCTCTTCCGCGTGCCCACCGCCGTCGTGGTCGGCACCTCCCAGTTCCAGATCCTGTGCACGACGATCGCCGCGCTGATCCTGCACGCGGTGGCCAACGAGGCGGTGGACCTCGTGCTCGCCCTGATGCTGATCGTCGGCGGCGTCTTCGGCGCGCAGTTCGGGGCCCGTGCCAGCGCCAACCTGCGCGCGGACGTCTTCCGCTTCCTGCTGGCGCTGCTGATCCTCGGCGTCGGGCTGCGCTTCGCCGTCGAGCTGGTGCTGCCGCCCGAGGAGCTGTTCTCGCTCTCGATCACCCAGATCGCCGGGGAGGACGTCTCGCCGTGA
- a CDS encoding FAD-dependent monooxygenase, with translation MARAERDESGFRIVVAGGGIVGLALALATKRAAPKGLAVTVCDPALSRDPAGDRRAYAVAAASRRMLSALDVWAAIADEAQEMREMVITDSHLADPVRPVFLEFGREEDREAPGEPFAHMVQGAALARALRAACADAGVEMREAGVRRATVEPDGGAVRARLTDGAEIRAHLVCAADGKRSRLREGAGIGWSGWTYPQSGLTAIVGHERDHEGRAIQHFLPSGPFAMLPLTPGGSLGHRSAIVWSERRENVPHMLALDEDFLLEEIERRFGLELGAIALETPLEAFPLEFGIARAFVAERLALLGDAAHVVHPIAGQGLNLGLKDAAVLAERVVEAARLGMDPGGADVLEDYQRARRTDTVAMGVATDALNRLFSNDLPPIRMARDLGLGLVDRMPGLKRFFMREAAGVPREGGPRLLRGEAI, from the coding sequence ATGGCGAGAGCCGAGCGGGACGAGAGCGGATTTCGGATCGTGGTGGCGGGCGGCGGGATCGTCGGCCTGGCGCTGGCGCTCGCGACGAAGCGCGCCGCGCCGAAGGGGCTCGCGGTCACCGTGTGCGACCCCGCCCTCTCGCGCGATCCCGCAGGCGACCGGCGCGCCTATGCGGTCGCCGCCGCGAGCCGGCGCATGCTCTCGGCGCTCGACGTCTGGGCCGCGATCGCGGACGAGGCGCAGGAGATGCGCGAGATGGTGATCACCGACAGCCATCTCGCCGACCCCGTCCGGCCGGTCTTCCTGGAATTCGGCCGGGAGGAGGATCGCGAGGCGCCCGGCGAGCCCTTCGCCCACATGGTCCAGGGCGCGGCCCTCGCCCGCGCCCTGCGCGCGGCCTGCGCGGACGCGGGCGTCGAGATGCGCGAGGCGGGCGTGCGCCGCGCCACGGTCGAGCCCGACGGCGGCGCCGTCCGCGCGCGCCTGACCGACGGCGCGGAGATCCGCGCCCATCTCGTCTGCGCCGCCGACGGCAAGCGCTCGCGCCTGCGCGAGGGCGCGGGGATCGGCTGGAGCGGCTGGACCTATCCGCAATCGGGCCTCACCGCCATCGTCGGCCACGAGCGCGACCACGAGGGCCGGGCGATCCAGCATTTCCTGCCCTCGGGCCCCTTCGCCATGCTGCCGCTGACGCCCGGCGGGTCGCTCGGGCATCGCTCCGCCATCGTCTGGTCGGAGCGCAGGGAGAACGTCCCGCATATGCTCGCGCTCGACGAGGACTTCCTCCTCGAGGAGATCGAGCGCCGCTTCGGGCTGGAGCTCGGCGCGATCGCGCTGGAGACGCCGCTCGAGGCCTTCCCGCTCGAGTTCGGCATCGCCCGCGCCTTCGTGGCGGAGCGCCTCGCGCTCCTGGGCGACGCGGCGCACGTGGTGCACCCCATCGCCGGCCAGGGGCTCAATCTCGGCCTGAAGGACGCGGCCGTGCTGGCGGAGCGCGTCGTCGAGGCGGCGCGGCTCGGCATGGATCCCGGCGGGGCGGACGTGCTGGAGGACTACCAGCGCGCCCGCCGGACCGACACGGTCGCCATGGGCGTCGCCACCGACGCGTTGAACCGCCTGTTCTCGAACGATCTCCCCCCGATCCGCATGGCCCGCGATCTCGGGCTCGGCCTCGTCGACCGCATGCCCGGCCTCAAGCGCTTCTTCATGCGCGAGGCCGCCGGCGTGCCGCGGGAGGGCGGCCCGCGTCTGCTGCGCGGCGAGGCGATCTGA
- a CDS encoding thioesterase family protein codes for METTSVDIATLRSDPRVVIARDVLRFSDCDSLGHVNNVVFATLCESGRVRFAEERLLSHLPDGSAIVLARLAIDFRRELHYPGEVETATWLSRVGRSSMTLSQAILSGDTMAATAEGVIVAIDLGTRKPVQIKGEARAALEAAMMG; via the coding sequence ATGGAGACGACGTCCGTGGACATCGCCACGCTCCGTTCCGACCCGCGCGTCGTGATCGCGCGCGACGTGCTGCGCTTCTCCGACTGCGACAGCCTCGGCCACGTCAACAACGTGGTCTTCGCCACGCTCTGCGAATCCGGGCGCGTGCGCTTCGCCGAGGAGCGGCTCCTCTCGCATCTGCCGGATGGCTCGGCCATCGTCCTCGCCCGGCTCGCGATCGATTTCCGGCGCGAGCTGCACTACCCGGGCGAGGTCGAGACGGCCACCTGGCTGTCGCGGGTCGGGCGCAGCTCGATGACGCTCTCGCAGGCGATCCTGTCGGGCGACACGATGGCGGCGACGGCCGAGGGCGTGATCGTCGCCATCGACCTCGGGACGCGCAAGCCCGTGCAGATCAAGGGCGAGGCGCGCGCGGCGCTGGAAGCGGCGATGATGGGCTGA
- a CDS encoding ammonium transporter: MKPSILTKAAASTLALVALATSAVAQDAAPEAVEYAVAGDTAFVFNTLLFLIGGFLVMWMAAGFAMLEAGMVRSKNVSMQCLKNIGLYSIAGLMFWVVGYNLMYDGVDGGFFGSFTPKSIPAPDAEAAGDGYAAASDWFFQMVFCATTASIVSGTIAERTKMWPFFIFVAVLTGVIYPITGSWQWGAGWLYEMGFSDFAGSTLVHSVGGWAALAGALIIGARADKYTADGKVNPLPGSSMPLATLGTFILWLGWFGFNGGSQLAMGTISDASAVAKIFMNTNLAAAAGVVTAMILCQIVYKKVDLTIALNGALAGLVSITAGPLDPSVPLAIVIGAVGGAIVVFAVPLLDKLKIDDVVGAIPVHLLAGIWGTMVVPLSTEGTSFVTQFIGVVSIGAFAFVASAIVWYVLKIASGLRVSKEEEMAGLDKLEVGVEAYPEFAGAGRI; the protein is encoded by the coding sequence ATGAAGCCTTCCATCCTGACCAAGGCGGCCGCTTCGACGCTCGCGCTCGTGGCGCTCGCCACGTCGGCCGTCGCGCAGGACGCCGCGCCCGAGGCCGTGGAATACGCGGTCGCCGGCGACACCGCGTTCGTCTTCAACACGCTGCTGTTCCTGATCGGCGGCTTCCTCGTGATGTGGATGGCCGCGGGCTTCGCCATGCTCGAGGCCGGCATGGTGCGCTCGAAGAACGTGTCCATGCAGTGCCTCAAGAACATCGGCCTCTACTCCATCGCCGGCCTGATGTTCTGGGTGGTCGGCTACAACCTGATGTACGACGGCGTCGACGGCGGCTTCTTCGGCTCGTTCACGCCGAAGTCGATCCCGGCGCCGGACGCCGAGGCGGCGGGCGACGGCTACGCCGCGGCCTCCGACTGGTTCTTCCAGATGGTGTTCTGCGCCACCACGGCCTCCATCGTGTCCGGCACCATCGCCGAGCGCACGAAGATGTGGCCGTTCTTCATCTTCGTGGCGGTGCTCACCGGCGTGATCTACCCGATCACCGGCTCCTGGCAGTGGGGCGCCGGCTGGCTCTACGAGATGGGCTTCTCCGACTTCGCCGGCTCGACGCTGGTGCACTCGGTCGGCGGCTGGGCCGCGCTCGCGGGCGCGCTCATCATCGGCGCGCGCGCCGACAAGTACACCGCCGACGGCAAGGTGAACCCGCTGCCGGGCTCGTCGATGCCGCTCGCCACGCTGGGCACCTTCATCCTGTGGCTCGGCTGGTTCGGCTTCAACGGCGGCTCGCAGCTCGCCATGGGCACGATCTCCGACGCCTCGGCGGTGGCCAAGATCTTCATGAACACCAACCTCGCCGCCGCGGCGGGCGTGGTGACGGCGATGATCCTGTGCCAGATCGTCTACAAGAAGGTCGACCTCACCATCGCGCTCAACGGCGCGCTCGCGGGCCTCGTCTCGATCACCGCCGGTCCGCTCGATCCCTCCGTCCCGCTCGCGATCGTGATCGGCGCGGTCGGCGGCGCGATCGTGGTCTTCGCGGTGCCGCTCCTCGACAAGCTGAAGATCGACGACGTGGTGGGCGCCATCCCGGTCCACCTGCTCGCCGGCATCTGGGGCACGATGGTGGTTCCGCTCTCCACCGAGGGCACGAGCTTCGTCACCCAGTTCATCGGCGTGGTCTCGATCGGCGCCTTCGCCTTCGTCGCCTCCGCCATCGTCTGGTACGTGCTCAAGATCGCCTCCGGCCTGCGCGTCTCGAAGGAGGAGGAGATGGCCGGCCTCGACAAGCTCGAGGTGGGCGTGGAGGCCTATCCCGAGTTCGCCGGCGCGGGCCGCATCTGA
- a CDS encoding DUF3429 domain-containing protein, translating into MKADASIPSVPLALGLAGLVPFFGLCVGLLAGIDLGYGADALALALAAYGALILSFLGGVRWGIAVTMEEQDAARRGYVIAVVPSLLAWAALALAPEARLWTLAGLHVALGLLDYGLVCREEAPEWFGRLRLILSAGAAVALVLGAIAL; encoded by the coding sequence ATGAAAGCCGACGCCTCCATTCCGTCCGTGCCTCTCGCTTTGGGGCTCGCGGGCCTCGTCCCCTTCTTCGGCCTTTGCGTCGGCCTTCTCGCCGGCATCGACCTCGGCTACGGCGCCGACGCGCTGGCGCTGGCGCTCGCGGCCTACGGGGCGCTGATCCTGTCCTTTCTCGGCGGCGTCCGCTGGGGCATCGCGGTCACGATGGAGGAGCAGGACGCCGCGCGGCGCGGCTACGTGATCGCGGTCGTCCCCTCGCTCCTCGCCTGGGCCGCCCTCGCGCTCGCGCCGGAGGCGCGGCTGTGGACGCTCGCCGGCCTGCACGTCGCGCTCGGCCTCCTCGATTACGGCCTCGTCTGCCGCGAGGAGGCGCCCGAGTGGTTCGGCCGCCTGCGGCTGATCCTCTCCGCCGGCGCCGCCGTCGCGCTCGTCCTCGGGGCGATCGCGCTCTGA
- the tesB gene encoding acyl-CoA thioesterase II: MARAVEELLATLDLERLETNLFRGRSPNVGWQRVFGGQVIGQALVAACRTVEGRQAHSLHAYFLLPGDPKVPIVYEVDPIRDGRAFATRRVVAIQHGRAIFSMSASFQVREDGLDHQAAMPDVPMPEDLPGEDEMRARIMPMMDPAARAYFERERPIELKPVELERYLPRETGAEPLPARFHVWIRTTGRLPDEQAIHDCALAYASDMTLLDTSLIPHGRSVFRREIQAASLDHALWLHRPFRADEWLLYAQESPSSSGARGFSRGSIFTRDGRLVASVAQEGLIRLRREEG; the protein is encoded by the coding sequence ATGGCGCGCGCCGTCGAAGAGCTTCTCGCCACCCTCGACCTCGAGCGGCTCGAGACGAACCTGTTCCGCGGCCGCAGCCCGAACGTCGGCTGGCAGCGCGTCTTCGGCGGGCAGGTGATCGGCCAGGCCCTGGTCGCCGCCTGCCGCACCGTGGAGGGTCGCCAGGCCCACTCGCTGCACGCCTATTTCCTGCTCCCCGGCGACCCGAAGGTCCCCATCGTCTACGAGGTGGATCCGATACGCGACGGGCGCGCCTTCGCCACGCGGCGCGTCGTCGCGATCCAGCACGGGCGGGCGATCTTCTCGATGTCCGCCTCCTTCCAGGTCCGCGAGGACGGGCTCGACCATCAGGCCGCCATGCCCGACGTGCCGATGCCCGAGGACCTGCCCGGCGAGGACGAGATGCGCGCGCGGATCATGCCGATGATGGACCCGGCGGCCCGCGCCTATTTCGAGCGCGAGCGGCCGATCGAGCTCAAGCCCGTCGAGCTCGAGCGCTACCTCCCGCGCGAGACGGGCGCCGAGCCCTTGCCGGCGCGCTTCCACGTCTGGATCCGCACCACCGGTCGCCTACCGGACGAGCAGGCGATCCACGACTGCGCGCTCGCCTACGCCTCCGACATGACGCTGCTCGACACCTCGCTCATCCCCCACGGCCGCAGCGTCTTCCGCCGCGAGATCCAGGCCGCCTCCCTCGACCACGCCCTGTGGCTCCACCGCCCCTTCCGCGCCGACGAATGGCTGCTCTACGCCCAAGAGAGCCCCTCCTCCTCCGGCGCCCGCGGCTTCTCGCGGGGCTCGATCTTCACGCGCGACGGCCGGCTGGTGGCCTCCGTGGCGCAGGAGGGACTGATCCGGCTGCGGCGGGAGGAGGGGTGA
- a CDS encoding fumarate hydratase, which translates to MADTAPASKNALFPLGPDATPYRKLTDEGVRVERLGDREVLVVEPDAIRRLAEQAFMDINHLLRPGHLKQLAAILEDPEATPNDRFVAYDLLKNANIAAGGVLPMCQDTGTAMVMGKKGRLVWTDGSDEDAIAEGVLGAYEKKNLRYSQLAPISMFEERNTKTNLPAQIEIYAEGEDAYKFLFVAKGGGSANKTFLYQGTPSLLTKERLMAFLKEKILTLGTAACPPYHLAIVIGGTSAEQTLKTVKLASTRYLDALPTEGSEAGHAFRDLAMEAEIHAMTQQLGVGAQFGGKYFCHDVRVIRLPRHGASLPIGLGVSCSADRQALGKITREGVFLEALETNPAKYMPEVDEASLGGEVVEIDLTRPMPEILETLNKHPIRTRLSLTGPMIVARDLAHAKIRERLERGEPMPDYLRNHPVYYAGPAKTPEGYASGSFGPTTAGRMDSFVDQFQAAGGSMVMLAKGNRSSQVREACQKHGGFYLGSIGGPAARLAQDCIKKVEVLEYPELGMEAIWKIEVENFPAFIVIDDKGADFFRELNLG; encoded by the coding sequence ATGGCCGACACCGCTCCCGCCTCGAAGAACGCCCTCTTCCCGCTGGGCCCCGACGCGACGCCCTACCGCAAGCTGACGGACGAGGGCGTGCGCGTCGAGCGGCTGGGCGATCGCGAGGTGCTCGTCGTCGAGCCGGACGCGATCCGGCGGCTCGCCGAGCAGGCCTTCATGGACATCAACCACCTGCTCCGCCCCGGCCACCTGAAGCAGCTCGCCGCCATCCTCGAGGACCCCGAGGCGACGCCGAACGACCGCTTCGTCGCCTACGACCTCCTCAAGAACGCCAACATCGCGGCGGGCGGCGTCCTGCCGATGTGCCAGGACACCGGCACCGCCATGGTCATGGGCAAGAAGGGCCGGCTCGTCTGGACCGACGGGTCCGACGAGGACGCCATCGCCGAGGGCGTCCTCGGGGCCTACGAGAAGAAGAACCTGCGCTATTCGCAGCTCGCGCCGATCTCGATGTTCGAGGAGCGGAACACCAAGACGAACCTGCCGGCGCAGATCGAGATCTACGCCGAGGGCGAGGACGCCTACAAGTTCCTGTTCGTCGCCAAGGGCGGCGGCTCGGCCAACAAGACATTCCTGTATCAGGGCACGCCCTCGCTCCTGACGAAGGAGCGCCTGATGGCCTTCCTGAAGGAGAAGATCCTCACGCTCGGCACCGCCGCCTGCCCGCCCTACCACCTCGCCATCGTGATCGGCGGCACCAGCGCCGAGCAGACCTTGAAGACCGTCAAGCTCGCCTCGACCCGCTATCTCGACGCGCTCCCCACCGAGGGCTCGGAGGCCGGCCACGCCTTCCGCGATCTCGCCATGGAGGCGGAGATCCACGCGATGACGCAGCAGCTGGGCGTCGGTGCGCAGTTCGGCGGCAAGTATTTCTGCCACGACGTGCGGGTGATCCGCCTGCCGCGCCACGGCGCCTCGCTGCCGATCGGGCTCGGCGTCTCCTGCTCGGCCGACCGCCAGGCGCTGGGCAAGATCACCCGCGAGGGCGTGTTCCTGGAGGCGCTCGAGACCAACCCCGCCAAGTACATGCCGGAGGTCGACGAGGCCTCCCTCGGCGGGGAGGTGGTCGAGATCGACCTGACCCGGCCGATGCCGGAGATCCTGGAGACGCTCAACAAGCACCCGATCCGCACGCGCCTGTCGCTGACCGGCCCGATGATCGTCGCCCGCGACCTCGCCCACGCCAAGATCCGCGAGCGGCTGGAGCGCGGCGAGCCGATGCCGGACTATCTCAGGAACCATCCGGTCTACTACGCCGGCCCCGCCAAGACGCCGGAGGGCTACGCGTCCGGGTCCTTCGGGCCGACCACGGCGGGGCGGATGGATTCCTTCGTCGACCAGTTCCAGGCGGCCGGCGGCTCCATGGTGATGCTCGCCAAGGGCAACCGCTCCTCCCAGGTGCGGGAGGCCTGCCAGAAGCACGGCGGCTTCTATCTCGGCTCCATCGGCGGCCCGGCGGCGCGGCTGGCGCAGGACTGCATCAAGAAGGTCGAGGTGCTGGAATATCCCGAGCTCGGCATGGAGGCGATCTGGAAGATCGAGGTGGAGAACTTCCCCGCCTTCATCGTCATCGACGACAAGGGCGCCGACTTCTTCCGCGAGCTGAACCTGGGGTGA
- a CDS encoding P-II family nitrogen regulator — translation MKIVMAVIKPFKLEEVRDALTALGVHGLTVTEVKGYGRQKGHTEIYRGAEYAVSFLPKIKIEVAVPADLVASATEAIANAARTGQIGDGKIFVMPLEKAVRIRTGETDGDAL, via the coding sequence ATGAAGATCGTGATGGCCGTCATCAAGCCGTTCAAGCTCGAGGAGGTGCGCGACGCGCTCACCGCTCTCGGCGTGCACGGCCTGACCGTGACCGAGGTGAAGGGTTACGGCCGGCAGAAGGGACACACCGAAATCTATCGCGGCGCGGAATACGCCGTGAGCTTCCTGCCCAAGATCAAGATCGAGGTGGCGGTGCCCGCCGACCTCGTCGCCTCCGCCACCGAGGCGATCGCCAACGCCGCCCGCACCGGCCAGATCGGTGACGGCAAGATCTTCGTCATGCCGCTCGAGAAGGCGGTCCGGATCCGCACCGGCGAGACCGACGGCGACGCGCTCTGA
- a CDS encoding haloacid dehalogenase type II gives MADAHPVVVFDAFGTLFDVHSAVARNAAGIGPAAGHLSEIWRAKQLEYTWTLSLMGRYEPFWALTERALDNALARSPEVDPVVRERLLSSYRALDAYPEVRETLARLKARGARTAILSNGDEAMLADAVSAAGLDGELDAVLSVDRVRVFKTDPRTYALVEAAFGCARDEVLFVSSNRWDVAGATAFGFACAWCNRSGAPDEYSDLAPGRVIADLSALG, from the coding sequence ATGGCGGACGCGCATCCGGTCGTCGTCTTCGACGCCTTCGGGACCCTGTTCGACGTCCATTCCGCCGTGGCGCGCAACGCCGCCGGCATCGGACCGGCCGCCGGCCATCTCTCCGAGATCTGGCGGGCGAAGCAGCTCGAATACACCTGGACCCTGTCGCTGATGGGTCGCTACGAGCCGTTCTGGGCGCTGACCGAGCGCGCCCTCGACAACGCTCTCGCCCGCTCGCCGGAAGTGGACCCCGTGGTGCGCGAGCGGCTGCTGTCCTCCTACCGCGCGCTCGACGCCTATCCGGAGGTGCGCGAGACCCTCGCCCGGCTGAAGGCGCGGGGCGCGCGCACCGCCATCCTCTCCAACGGCGACGAGGCCATGCTGGCGGACGCGGTCTCCGCCGCCGGGCTGGACGGCGAGCTCGACGCGGTGCTCTCGGTCGACCGGGTGCGGGTGTTCAAGACCGATCCGCGCACCTACGCGCTGGTGGAGGCCGCATTCGGCTGCGCCCGCGACGAGGTGCTGTTCGTCTCCTCGAACCGCTGGGACGTCGCGGGGGCCACCGCCTTCGGCTTCGCCTGCGCCTGGTGCAACCGCTCCGGCGCGCCGGACGAATATTCCGATCTCGCGCCCGGACGGGTGATCGCGGATCTGTCCGCGCTCGGCTAG
- a CDS encoding outer membrane protein encodes MTRMLLLSGVLIAAPFATQAADLPPVAAPAPFVAPFSWTGFYAGVNAGYGWGDADVLSTPLPVGVFNTFPVTRGSYDTDGFVGGIQIGYNQQLSSVVLGVEADVNFSGIEGSVSNPLTGGGRVFRVETEIDWFATLRARLGFVPAERLMVYATAGAMMADVTDTTRVQLALGGAIVPQVNYLGSESDVRFGWTVGGGAEYAFTDALSLKAEYLYFDLGENTVIASPQAANPPFQFSHEIEHTGHIARVGLNYRF; translated from the coding sequence ATGACCCGCATGTTGCTCCTGTCCGGCGTGCTGATCGCAGCGCCGTTCGCTACACAGGCGGCCGATCTGCCGCCCGTCGCCGCTCCGGCCCCGTTCGTGGCGCCGTTCTCGTGGACCGGCTTCTACGCGGGCGTGAATGCCGGCTACGGGTGGGGGGACGCCGATGTTCTCTCCACCCCGCTGCCGGTCGGCGTGTTCAACACTTTTCCGGTCACCAGGGGGTCCTACGATACCGACGGCTTCGTCGGGGGCATCCAGATCGGATACAATCAGCAACTCTCCAGCGTCGTTCTCGGCGTGGAGGCCGACGTCAACTTTTCCGGCATCGAGGGCTCGGTCAGCAATCCTCTGACCGGCGGTGGGCGCGTGTTCCGCGTCGAGACCGAGATCGACTGGTTCGCGACCTTGCGGGCACGCCTCGGGTTCGTGCCGGCCGAGCGCCTGATGGTCTACGCCACGGCGGGCGCGATGATGGCGGACGTGACCGACACCACCCGCGTGCAGCTTGCGCTGGGCGGCGCCATCGTGCCGCAGGTCAATTATCTCGGCTCTGAGTCGGACGTCCGCTTCGGGTGGACTGTCGGCGGCGGTGCGGAATACGCCTTCACCGATGCTTTGAGCCTCAAGGCCGAGTACCTCTACTTCGACCTCGGAGAGAACACGGTGATCGCGAGCCCGCAGGCTGCGAACCCGCCGTTCCAGTTCTCGCACGAGATCGAGCATACGGGACACATCGCCCGCGTCGGCTTGAACTACCGGTTCTGA
- a CDS encoding TIGR02186 family protein — MSLALRRLALAGLALLASAALSAGAARAESLVVSLSSHQVAITSNYAGSQVVLFGAVRRDAQTVARAGPYQAAVIVRGPPQTLTVRLREERGVVWINGEQQKFASVPAFYAALTSAPLDEIAAAPLRERLAVGLEGFARHVGDTVPREGREGVFREALVRIKRELGLYVERERGVAFMTPEIFRAAITLPAEAPPGNYEVEVMLFADGSLLARETTYFELVKIGFEQRIAALAEDESLIYGLGTAGAAIFLGWLASVVFRRD; from the coding sequence GTGAGCCTCGCCCTCCGCCGCCTCGCCCTCGCCGGTCTCGCCCTCCTCGCCTCGGCGGCCCTCTCGGCCGGGGCGGCGCGGGCCGAATCGCTCGTGGTCTCCCTGTCGAGCCATCAGGTGGCGATCACCTCGAACTACGCCGGCTCGCAGGTCGTCCTGTTCGGCGCCGTGCGGCGCGACGCGCAGACCGTCGCGCGCGCCGGGCCCTACCAGGCGGCCGTGATCGTGCGCGGGCCGCCGCAGACGCTCACCGTGCGCCTGCGCGAGGAGCGCGGCGTCGTCTGGATCAACGGCGAGCAGCAGAAATTCGCCTCCGTCCCGGCCTTCTACGCCGCGCTCACCTCCGCGCCCCTCGACGAGATCGCGGCCGCGCCTTTGCGCGAGCGGCTCGCGGTGGGGCTCGAGGGCTTCGCCCGCCACGTCGGCGACACCGTCCCACGGGAGGGCCGCGAGGGCGTGTTCCGCGAGGCGCTGGTGCGCATCAAGCGCGAGCTCGGCCTCTACGTCGAGCGCGAGCGCGGCGTCGCCTTCATGACCCCGGAGATCTTCCGCGCGGCGATCACGCTGCCGGCCGAGGCGCCGCCCGGCAATTACGAGGTCGAGGTCATGCTGTTCGCCGACGGCTCGCTGCTCGCCCGCGAGACGACCTATTTCGAGCTCGTGAAGATCGGCTTCGAGCAGCGCATCGCGGCGCTCGCCGAGGACGAGTCCCTGATCTACGGCCTCGGCACCGCCGGCGCGGCGATCTTCCTCGGCTGGCTCGCGAGCGTCGTGTTCCGGCGCGATTGA
- a CDS encoding helix-turn-helix transcriptional regulator, protein MRADVVLPRAPCQGSERYREGDQPEDDLEEHDGQPASENAKVGNDTPARGGSAIAFRSSAASRTRGWRISTEPGRVSLEELFGANLRHMRKARGLTQNVLAERVDVSSDMISKMERGAAAPSFDTIEKLCAALEAQPVAFFGIGLMPAPLGERGVLLQKIHATLSRMNEEQLARAAKMMQALVD, encoded by the coding sequence ATGCGCGCGGATGTCGTGCTCCCACGTGCTCCATGCCAGGGCAGCGAGCGGTATCGCGAGGGCGACCAACCAGAAGACGATCTCGAAGAGCATGATGGGCAACCAGCTAGCGAAAATGCAAAAGTTGGTAATGATACTCCGGCAAGGGGCGGTTCGGCAATCGCGTTCCGTTCTTCCGCAGCGTCGCGCACGCGAGGGTGGCGAATCAGCACGGAGCCGGGACGCGTGTCGCTCGAGGAGCTATTCGGAGCCAATCTGCGGCACATGCGCAAGGCCAGGGGCCTGACGCAGAACGTGCTGGCGGAACGCGTGGACGTCTCCTCCGACATGATCTCGAAGATGGAGCGCGGCGCCGCGGCCCCTTCCTTCGACACCATCGAGAAGCTCTGCGCCGCGCTCGAGGCCCAGCCCGTCGCCTTCTTCGGCATCGGCCTGATGCCGGCGCCGCTGGGAGAGCGCGGCGTCCTCCTCCAGAAGATCCACGCCACGCTCTCGCGCATGAACGAGGAGCAGCTCGCCCGCGCCGCGAAGATGATGCAGGCGCTGGTGGATTGA